A single Nitrospirota bacterium DNA region contains:
- a CDS encoding 2-oxoacid:acceptor oxidoreductase subunit alpha, whose amino-acid sequence MGKDIIIRIGGEGGEGVISAGDMLAQASARAGLEVLTFKTFPAEIKGGYAMYQFRVSAEEILSHGDTFNIVVVFNAEAYEVNKGLLKPGNVLVYDGPDAGIDPKPIEGVVQYAVPMTKISKVDLSSPISKNMVALGAVVQLFSFPMDSLVELVRNKFRKKGEEIVNINLKALEAGAEYVRSNIKKSDRFIVHPTKPEGDAILLSGNEAIGLGALVAGCEFFSCYPITPATEIAIWLAKHLPKTNGIVVQAEDEIASLGHVIGASYAGAKAMTGTSGPGLDLMTELLGFASMAELPLVIADVQRGGPSTGLPTKSEQSDLFLAARGGHGDFPRIVLAAATIEDCFYLTVDAFNLAEKYQMPVIILSDGSLAFRTEKIKRPDLAKLNIMNREVYSGNGEFKRYEITDSGISAVSLPGQPGGQYIATGLEHSETAAPKYSPDYHAMMTEKRFRKIENIEDEYAASEYDGNGDEDIGIISWGLTQCSVREAVKRCREKGLKVSALYPRMVFPVPVKAIRKFASSVKKVLMPEVNYQGQFAELVRAHAGINPIRYDIYGGLPFTPEQIEAKIKEVI is encoded by the coding sequence TTGGGAAAAGACATTATTATCAGGATTGGAGGAGAGGGTGGCGAAGGCGTAATAAGTGCTGGAGACATGCTTGCTCAGGCGTCAGCCCGGGCAGGTCTTGAGGTTCTTACATTTAAGACGTTCCCGGCTGAGATAAAGGGCGGTTATGCCATGTACCAGTTCAGGGTTTCTGCTGAGGAGATCTTGTCTCATGGTGATACCTTTAATATCGTTGTAGTATTCAATGCTGAGGCATATGAGGTTAACAAAGGGCTGTTGAAACCCGGTAACGTACTTGTGTATGACGGTCCAGACGCGGGTATTGATCCAAAGCCTATTGAAGGTGTAGTACAATATGCTGTTCCAATGACAAAAATCAGTAAAGTTGATCTTTCAAGTCCAATTTCAAAAAATATGGTAGCGCTTGGCGCAGTGGTTCAGCTTTTTTCGTTTCCAATGGATAGTCTTGTCGAACTTGTCCGAAACAAGTTCAGGAAGAAAGGCGAAGAAATTGTAAACATTAATCTGAAGGCCCTTGAGGCAGGGGCAGAGTATGTAAGATCAAATATCAAGAAGTCGGATAGATTCATTGTTCACCCCACAAAACCAGAAGGTGATGCAATTTTGCTCTCGGGTAATGAGGCCATAGGGCTTGGTGCGCTTGTTGCGGGGTGTGAATTTTTTTCATGTTATCCAATTACCCCTGCTACAGAAATTGCAATCTGGCTCGCTAAACATTTGCCAAAGACTAACGGCATTGTTGTGCAGGCAGAAGATGAGATAGCATCACTTGGTCACGTCATTGGGGCATCATATGCCGGCGCCAAGGCGATGACAGGGACATCTGGTCCGGGTCTTGATCTGATGACTGAACTCCTCGGTTTTGCAAGTATGGCAGAACTTCCGCTGGTTATTGCAGATGTTCAGAGGGGCGGTCCTTCAACAGGACTTCCAACAAAGAGCGAGCAATCGGACCTGTTCCTTGCCGCACGAGGAGGTCATGGCGACTTTCCACGTATAGTCCTTGCTGCTGCGACTATTGAGGATTGTTTTTATTTGACGGTAGATGCCTTTAATCTGGCGGAGAAATATCAGATGCCGGTTATTATCCTGAGTGATGGTTCTCTTGCATTCAGGACAGAGAAGATAAAAAGGCCTGACCTTGCAAAGTTGAATATTATGAACAGAGAAGTATACTCTGGTAATGGAGAGTTTAAACGCTACGAAATTACTGATTCAGGCATATCAGCAGTGTCTCTTCCAGGTCAGCCTGGCGGCCAGTATATAGCCACGGGACTTGAACATAGTGAGACCGCTGCTCCAAAATATTCTCCTGACTATCATGCGATGATGACAGAAAAAAGGTTCAGGAAGATTGAAAATATTGAGGATGAGTATGCCGCCTCTGAGTATGATGGTAATGGAGATGAAGATATTGGTATTATTAGTTGGGGGCTTACACAGTGTTCAGTAAGAGAGGCCGTTAAGCGGTGCAGGGAAAAAGGACTTAAGGTAAGTGCATTGTATCCAAGGATGGTTTTTCCGGTTCCAGTGAAGGCTATTAGAAAGTTCGCATCTTCGGTGAAGAAAGTCTTGATGCCTGAGGTAAATTATCAGGGCCAGTTTGCTGAGCTGGTGAGGGCGCATGCAGGTATTAATCCTATAAGATATGATATCTACGGGGGGCTTCCATTTACCCCGGAACAGATAGAGGCCAAAATTAAGGAGGTCATATAA